The region aaataatataacgaaaacacaaaatacaatgaccaaggcgtgacagctatGTAGGGAAATCAAGGTGGCACACGGTCTCCGCTGGGAGCCTGGGTCAATGTGGTCATAACCCACAGATCTAAAGCCTGCAGAGGGCTCTGCTGTACACCACAGAGTACCCATGGCTGTGCCCAGGAACTATGGTAATCTGCTATGACATACTggcagatcgttaaactgtaTTCCAACCTGGAGGATTGTAAAATAACCACCTGATGGTGCTAGAACCTCAAATTAAAATCAGAGTGGCAGAAAACCATAGTTGTATTAATTTACACTCACAATTTTGTAGCATTTCTATGCGCTGTAGCAATTTATATGATTTTACAACACAtactgctgtctctaactctgattgctcagctatgaaaagtcaactgacatttactcctgaggtgctgacctgttgcaccctctacaaccactgtgattattattattatttgaccctgctggtcatctatgaacgtttgacgatcttggccatgtactgttataatctcaacccgCCACAGCCAGaaacccctcagagcctggttcctttcagggtttcttcctaggttcctgcctttctagggtgtTTTTCCTAGTCCCCATGCTCCtacatggggcagcaggtagccttgtggttagagttttgggccagtaacagaaaggttgctagatcgactccccaaactgacaaggtaaataaatatctgtcgttctgctccttgAACTCTGTTCctaggtcatcattgtaaataagaatttgttcttaactgtcttgcctagttaaatagataaataaacctctgcattgcttgctgtttggggttttaggctgggtttctgtatagcacttgtgacatcggctgatgtaaaaagggctttataaatacatttgattgattgattgattaatactgtacatacagaaCACACTATTTAACCATTTGGTTTTCATCACTGATTCACCCAACTATCAGATTTGATTAGTTGTTATCAAGATTTTGCTTGTGCTTGATATAAGTCTGGTATGTGACACTGTCCCACACCTTGACACTGAGTAcatggtgttgatgatgatgtaatGGTAATAATGAAgattataatgatgatgatgattcatATTTAGCATTGCAAGATTGGGTAAATATTTTTCATTTTATCCAAGCCATTTCCTTTATCGTAAGCATATAAACACCAATCATTGACATGCCAGTCCTGACTGTGAGGGAGCTCTACCGGACCTCTAGAGTGACGTCGTAGAGCCAGCCAGACAAAGGGGCGGGGCCTAAGATATCATTCTGGCTAGTCAATGAGACCAGGCTGCATATAAACCCAAGCACTCTTGACTGCATTCAGAGTACGAGCAACGAAGTAATCACCTCGCTATGGAATTACTGAGGAATATCTCTCAACAGCCGACGAATAGCAACAGGATGTACGAGCCCAACCAACCCGGGTCCTGTGAACTGCGGAGAAAGAGAACTGAGGACCACGGTCATGCACCTGCAGAGATGTCGAAGATTATCACGGATCCTGCCACCGGGAAATGTTACTGCCGTGGGAAAGTTCTAGGAAAGGTAGCCATCCAGTGAATTGCAGTAAAACGCAAATTATGCAAAGACAATATGGTTATTTATGTGTCTACTTTGGGAATAGTACACTGTTATTCCAAAGCATGCACACTTTAAAGGAACCTGGTAAATATGCTTATCAATATGATTGTGTTATTTTCTTTTCAGGGAGGTTTCGCCAAGTGCTATGAGATGACCGACCTGTCCACGAGTAAAGTTTATGCAGCGAAAATTATTCCCCACACGCGCGTTTCCAAACCCCACCAACGGGACAAGGTAAGAGCGCGCACCACTATTCATCATGTATTATAATGTCTATATAGATTGAAACTGAATGTCCAGGACTTTTGGATAATGAGTTAATTAATTGCTTTTAATAATCACTATGATATATCTTCTCCATAGATTGACAGGGAAATCGAGCTACACAGAGTTCTCCACCATAAACACATCGTGCACTTTTACCATCATTTCGAGGATAAAGATAACATCTACATCCTCCTAGAATACTGCAGTAGAAGAGTGAGTGTTAACTGCTACACTTGAATACTAAGCCTTTATTACTGAACTGAACTGAGAAATGCCTGCATACAGTAGCAGCACCTCAAAAGTACAGCCCTTACTCGGCAGCAGACATAAAATGGGGAAACAAAAAATAATTTCTTCTTATTTTCCATAGACTGCCTTGACTGATCTAATATTTATTCCCATGTTATCTTTGTACAGTCTTTGGCACATATCCTGAAGGCACGCAAAGTGCTCACAGAGCCGGAAGTGCGATACTACCTCCGTCAGATCGTCTCAGGGCTGAAGTACCTGCATGAACAAGAGATCCTACACAGAGACCTCAAACTTGGTAAGCATCTATGGCAAGAGACAATAGAAGCCAGAGTCGTTATCATTCAATCGGCTTTGCCAAGCACAATGCAGAGGGATTCAAACCTGCAACCTTCACCTGTCAATCTGTAAACCAACCACTTTATGTTATTAATGACTCAGTAAATGGTACAATATTTGTAATCTTCTTCTCCCCTCCTAGGTAACTTCTTTGTGAGTGAGACGATGGAGCTGAAGGTGGGAGACTTTGGGCTGGCTGCCAAGCTAGAGCCTGTTGGGAACAGGAGGAAGACCATCTGTGGGACACCCAACTACCTGTCCCCTGAGGTGCTCAACAAGCAGGGCCACGGCTGTGAGTCAGACGTCTGGGCCCTGGGTTGTGTCATGTGGGTACATTCTATTTTTTTTCAAGTTTTTTGTCAATAGACGGCTCTGTGAAATTCCATTCCATATGTAAATACACTGTTATGACAACCAGTCACCAACTAAGTCTCCCCCTCCGTTCTCCAGGTACACCATGCTCCTTGGCCGACCCCCGTTCGAAACCACCAATCTGAAGGAGACGTACAGGTGTATCCGGGAGGCGCGTTACTCCCTGCCCTCCTCCCTGTCGCCCCAGGCCAAACAGCTCATCTCCAGCCTCCTGGCCAAGACCCCGGAGGACAGACCTCACCTGGACCACATACTGCGCCATGACTTCTTCTCACAGGTGAGTTAGCTAGCCctcactcagcctctctctcttgctctctctgtacCGTATGGAGCATGAGACTACAAATCTAATTTTGTTTTAACATTCTGTTTCCTACTTATGATAAGATTATTTGTCTATCTGCACTTTTTCATTctcctaacatctctctctccccctctctccctccttccaggGTTTTGTGCCAGAGCGTCTTCCTGCTAGTTGCTGCCACTCCGCTCCAGAGTTCCACGTCTCCAGCCCTGCCAAGAGCTTCTTCAAGAAGGCCGCGGCTGCCCTCTTCGGCGGGAAGAGAGACAAGGTCAAATACTACGAGACTCTGAGTGAGTATATCAATTATTCCCCTCATAAGACAATTATTAAATCAGTTCAAATTTGTTTACCTTATAAAATGATTATACAATGTTGCTAATCATGATGATTAAAGCTGTGGTGTCATAAATCCTCTGATGTATCATGAGTGTTTTTGGCAGATTTCCTATCTAATCACACATCTGGTATGAATGAGAGGCTGCAGGGTGAGGCCATCCAGAATATTTGCTGactgtgtgttgtctctcgtaGATAAACTCaccaaagaggaagaggagatctACAAGCTTCGACATGACCTGAAGAAGACGGTTATCAGCCAGCAGCAGCAGATCAAACAGACGACTGAGGTGAGAAGCTCATCACTCACTATTTGACCATGATAGTCAtgatgaaataaaatataaagtcAACACAGACtactgtaatgcacagcgttagGGGAGTAGTGAAAAGTCAGATTATGGAAAAGCAATTGTATGAGGAAATACTGAATCATGATAAAGGAAAGTGTGAGGCCATGTTATTtaacccctccctctttctcctcaccTCAGGATGGAAGGCCACCGTCACCATCTGCTGGGAGGCCTGTCGCCCTGGCAACAGAGGGCCTGCCCCCGACGACGCGAGACACCATCCGGCTTATTGTCAGGGGCAGTCTGGGTAGCTGCAGCAGCAGTAGCGAATGTCTAGAGGACAGCACCACTGGCAGTGTGGCTGAGACAATCACCAGCGTTCTCAGAGGATGCCTGGAAAACATGCCCAAAGGTAAGCCTAATGCACTTATAATCCTGGAGATGAGACATGATTTTGTTGAAATAAgacaggtacagtgtaattataCTGTAGTACTTACTACCATGTAAAGAAATGATTCCAACACCAATGTAACTTAATATGATAAAGTGGGACTCCCTTTGTTATTGCATATGGTTGAATTGTGTTTTAATCACAACTACCTTTCTGTCTCTAGCGGATGACATCCCCAAAGGGACAGAGTGCAGTAACCTGCAGTGGGTCACTAAGTGGGTGGACTACTCCAACAAGTATGGCTTTGGCTACCAGCTTTCAGACCACATAGTGGGCGTTCTGTTCAACAACGGGACACACATGAGCCTCCTCGCAGACAAAAAGTGCGTACTCTGTTCTCTttatcacacaacacatcac is a window of Oncorhynchus keta strain PuntledgeMale-10-30-2019 chromosome 25, Oket_V2, whole genome shotgun sequence DNA encoding:
- the plk2b gene encoding serine/threonine-protein kinase PLK2b, with the protein product MELLRNISQQPTNSNRMYEPNQPGSCELRRKRTEDHGHAPAEMSKIITDPATGKCYCRGKVLGKGGFAKCYEMTDLSTSKVYAAKIIPHTRVSKPHQRDKIDREIELHRVLHHKHIVHFYHHFEDKDNIYILLEYCSRRSLAHILKARKVLTEPEVRYYLRQIVSGLKYLHEQEILHRDLKLGNFFVSETMELKVGDFGLAAKLEPVGNRRKTICGTPNYLSPEVLNKQGHGCESDVWALGCVMYTMLLGRPPFETTNLKETYRCIREARYSLPSSLSPQAKQLISSLLAKTPEDRPHLDHILRHDFFSQGFVPERLPASCCHSAPEFHVSSPAKSFFKKAAAALFGGKRDKVKYYETLNKLTKEEEEIYKLRHDLKKTVISQQQQIKQTTEDGRPPSPSAGRPVALATEGLPPTTRDTIRLIVRGSLGSCSSSSECLEDSTTGSVAETITSVLRGCLENMPKADDIPKGTECSNLQWVTKWVDYSNKYGFGYQLSDHIVGVLFNNGTHMSLLADKKTVHYYAELGQCSVFSTSDVPEHFIGQVTVLKYFAHYMEENLMDGGDLVSQPDTHMPRLYLLQWLKSDRALMMLFNDGTFQVNFYHDHTKIILCTQREEYMLTYINEERVSSTFRLSSLLTSGCPADLRQRMEYSLNMLLQRCN